From Triticum aestivum cultivar Chinese Spring chromosome 7B, IWGSC CS RefSeq v2.1, whole genome shotgun sequence:
CTATTCGGTTTGCAACAGTGTCATCTACCCCAACAAGGCTGCCGCGTCTGTTCTCAAGGAGGATGCTCTGGCTCGGGTTTTGATGGACCCGACTCATCCAACAGAGATACTCACTAACTATGAGGCGTGGACCATTGATCTGGGGAAGCTGGACATGGGGGCTCCTTTTGCTCAGGGGGCCTTTGGGAAGCTGTATCGGGGAACATACAACGGGGAAGATGTTGCCATTAAGCTGCTGGAGAAGCCTGAGAATGACCTAGAGAGAGCACAGTTGATGGAACAGCAGTTTGTGCAAGAAGTTATGATGCTTTCCACGTTGAGGCACCCAAATATCGTAAGGTTCATCGGGGCATGCAGGAAGTCGATTGTTTGGTGTATCATTACTGAATATGCAAAAGGTGGctctgtcaggcagttccttgcccGAAGGCAGACCAAGTCTGTGCCCCTGAGATTGGCAGTGAAACAGGCGCTTGATGTTGCCAGAGGAATGGCATATGTGCATGCCCTGGGATTTATTCACAGGGATCTGAAGTCAGATAACCTTCTAATTTCAGCAGACAAATCCATCAAGATTGCAGACTTTGGAGTTGCTCGAATCGAGGTAAAAACCGAGGGAATGACTCCAGAGACAGGAACCTACCGTTGGATGGCGCCGTAAGTCAATTGCAACCACTACCGTTGTTTTTATTTGTGCAAATATATCTCCAATATGCTGATGTCTTTTGTGCTTACAGGGAGATGATCCAGCACAGGCCTTATGATCATAAGGTCGACGTGTATAGCTTTGGGATTGTGCTGTGGGAGCTCATGACCGGCATGCTCCCCTTCACAAACATGACAGCGGTTCAGGCAGCTTTTGCTGTGGTGAACAAGAACGCTCGTCCTGCGATCCCACAAGATTGCCTGCCCGCTCTAAGCCATATCATGACCCGTTGCTGGGATGCAAACCCTGAAGTCCGCCCATCATTCAACGAGGTTGTGACCATGCTCGAGGCTGCTGAGACGGACGTTGTCAGCAATGTCCGTAAGGCACGGTTCCGCTGCTGCATCTCCGAGCCCATGACCACCGACTGAGACTAGTGCCAGGATACAGAGTACCAGGAAATGAAAAATGGGAAGAAGAACGAGGATGGGAAAGGAGGCGACGCAATCTCGATGTACAGACCACACTGATACACCTGGGCGTTGCGTGTGCCTGCCTATCCGGAGGTCTGATGGCTGCCCTGGGCTAAGCTAGGTTCTTCATTGCTGCTTTCTACTATCTTGTCTTAGTTGCATGGGTTGGAGTGATTGTTTGCCAAGTATGGATGATGCTACCTTGTATGTTTTCTGTTTTCTTGGAAGGATGCTATCTGGTATGTTAACAAGGAGCTATGGTATGGTATGTGTTCTCCGCAAGCGAAGAGCTATCTTTGTCTTGTGCTGATAGCGGCTGCATATTCTGAGGTTCCTTCTAGCTGTTGTGTAAATCTGTGTCCCATTGCCTGAATCTTCGGCCTTGCTAGTGGTCACTACCTCCTGGTTTTGTTGATTTGAGAATTGTGATGACTGTGTGTGCTGCCATTCTTTTCACCTCCGAATGCGGTTCATATTGTTCTCATCAGATTCTTCTTCTTTCCGGATCAATTATCGTCTATGTCAAAAAATCTGTTATTGCCTATATCAAAATTCAAGATAACAGTGTTCTTTTTGGATCAATTATTGTCTacatcaaaatttaaaataaacatTTTGGATCAATTGCTGTCTATATCAAAATTCGAAATAAACCTTTTCCTTTTTGCAACCAATCCAAAATAAACTCTGTTCACCggtgttggcctctctctctctgatctccCTTACAGATCGGAGTTGGGTCCCCGTCCTAGTCGGACGCGGTGTTGCTCCTCCGCTTTTATATAGGGAAGGAAGAGTTCGCGCCAAGCAATTTACGTTTCTTGTTTCTGCACAAAGCACGCAGAGAAGGGGGTTCGACACCCGCACGATGGCGGTGGTGGCGTGCCCGTTCCCCGAGACGACCCGCGGCCTGCTCTCCAAGCCCTTCTACGCGTCGGTCGCCGGTGACAGGCTCTTCGTCATGGCCTACCGGCACGTGGAGGAGCTCGGCCCGCAGCCGCCGCACGACGACGACCGGCCCCCGCCCGCCTGGTCCTGGTCCGGGGTCGACGACGCGGTCCCGCCCTTCTGCCCCCAGTACGTCACCTGCCAGGCGCGGCACCCGGACGGGCGCACCGTGTTCGCGTCGGTCGCGGGGTGGCGGCCCGGCGGCGCGCAGATCCGACAGCAGAGCACCTACTCGTTCGACGCCGACCGCCGCGGGTTCCGCTACCACGGCGAGTGGCTGCTGCCGTTCCGCGGGGAGGCGCACTACGACGGCGAGCTGGACGCGTGGGTCGGGCTCGCCGACGAGGCGGCGCCTGGGCACGTCGCGTCGTGCGACGTGCCGTCGAGGCGGGCCGAgcccgccggcgaggccagcgaGGGGCCGGACTGCAAGGTCAGCGAGGAGAGGCTGTTCGACTTCGACTTCGAGTCGGCGGGGCACCTCGGGGCCACGCTGGTGTACATGGGAGGAGGCAGCAGGTACTGCCTGGTTGAGTGCTGCGCGCAGAgcggtgacgacgacgacgacccgcgctgccgccgccgggtGGTGCGGATGACCACCTTCGCTCTCAAGTACGGCAAGAAGGGGGAGCTCCGGATCGTCGGCCGTGGGGGGAGCGCATCCATGGCGTACACGGTGGCTCATGACATGATCAATCCGCCGACACAGAGTCCTACCGCGTTCTGGATGTAAATGTGATGGCTACTTCATCTGTATCGAAATGATTGAAGTTTTAAGTTTGTCTAAGTCAAACTTGTTTAAGTTTAAccagttttttttataaaaaatctgCTACTATCATAACACCaaatatacgtatagagaggagcCATCGCGCGCGGCCCCTTTCCTCGATCCCCTCCCTCCCGATTTCCTCCTTCTCCTCGCTGTCGCGGAGCTCTGCTGGGCAAAGCTCAAGCGGGGGATGATGGCGGCGGCCGGGCCTTCCTCCACCGCAACTTCTGGATGCTGTTGCGGTGGAGATCCGCGTGGGTGTCCTGGACGTGTGCGGCATCCGGCGTAAGCGGCGCAGCGGTGAGGGCCCCTCCATTGTCGACGGCTCGCCTAGGCAGGGTAGCGGTTCCGGGGTGGTGCGGCTCTGGTCGTGCGTTTTGCCCAGTAGCAGACGTCACCCGTTGGTTTGCTTGATGATGGAGGAGGTCGATTTGGTGGTTCAGCTGGGGATGGGCGCGGATTTGCCAGTGAAAGCTTGGTTCAGCCTCAGCCAGAACCGTCAACGACGACACCCGTGAGCGTTATTTCCTTGTTGGAGGCATTGTGGGGCGATTTGCGTTTCCTGTATGACCCGGAGGAAACCACAGATTCAGACTTTTTTCGGATCGGATGATGGTGAGGTTCCTGCACCGTCACCTCCATGAGGGCATCATCTTTGGGGTTGTACATAAGTTGGAGGGACAAGTGTTCGGATAGGTGGCTGGGCGCAGGTCTTCGTATGCTTCTCGTGCGATGACCAAGGTGAAGTGGTGTGCCATCTACAGTATCAACGACGACGTCTTGGCGGCAAGGTGCAACGGGGTCTCGGCGCTGCATACTGTTTGATGGGCGCGCGCAGGAGGCTGGCGGTGTTcgacgtcgtggtggcgtcgatgacagAAGGATCTGACAAGATCAATTTATTGACTGCTCCTAAAGATGGGACTGCAGAAGATGACAGTGACGGATTCTACAGCTTGCGCATGTGGTGCGCGCTGAGGGTCTAACCGGTTGGTGTTCCTGGCTAGCCGGCCGGCTTGGTGAGGCCACCGGATTTTTTGATGTGCATGGCACGAGGTCAGGGCATAATATTAATCTTGTAGCTAGATTGGGCGACAGTTTTCGTTAGAAAGATGGTTTTGGGTTGATCTACATATTTATTTTATAAGGCCTTGTTTAATAATTTAATAAAAATGAATGCGTGCATCGCTCGATGCGGAGAcccggggtaatcctcctttttgaaaaaatATATAATAGTATAGAAATATATGTTAAAGAGGATTACAAGAGACCAAAATGGTGTTCCagaatttcaattattttggaacggatgtTGCACTTGTGTGGTGGTCGTCTTGTACAAATGGCTAGGGATGTAATAGCAACTTCAACAGTTTCCTATCTTTAAAATAATCGCTGTTTAGGAAAAGTTGAGGCAAAAATTTGTCTCCAACCATTCCCGTAAACTGTCTTTATATTTAGAGGATCTCATAAAAGAAACATTTTCCTTTAGGCTTACggaaagatttttttctttttgagaaggAGGATGACCTCGGTCTCTGCATCTGggggatgcatacggccattttattgattattcttgaggaccttacaaagtataacaacaatatgcctcaatccgccatcttggcagcatccaccgctactcctatccaaatgatgaaggggtgcaagctgggccacatacccatacctgttacctaagcctaacatctaaagtcggaggccccgaccgagccatctGCCGGGTCCGGGGCTCAAACCGGTCTGACACACTCatatgtgtcgtcgccgccatcttccactggtccatcttcagagcagactGAGGTAACAACCttggcaggtgagggagtcctggattagggggtatccggacagccggactatatactttggccggactgatggaccgtgaagatacaagactcaagacttcatcctgtgtccggatgagactctcctttgcgtggaagacaagcttggcgatccggatattagatttccttctttgtaaccgactctgtgtaaaccctagccccctccggtgtctatataaaccggagggtttggtccgtatagggacaatcataatcatcataggctagcttctagggtttagcctctacgatctcgtggtagatcaactcttgtaatactcatatcatcaagatcaatcaagtaggaagtagggttttacctctatcgagagggcccaaacctgggtaaaacatcgtgtcccttgcctcctgttaccattagccttagacgcacagattgagacccccctacccgagatcctccggttttgacaccgacattagtgctttcattgagagttcctctgtgtcgtcgctgcaaggctcgatggcccgtctcgttgtcaaggacaacgtcACCTCGGGGGGAGCACTGgcggtaggccaaactctccgactgggcggcttcgtcatggccgctcgatcggcttcagcgccgatgatgacctctcgggtcatcaaaaacggcctccacgtcaattcggaatttgccgaacagatggatccaatggagctctcctccctcaaTGAGCTTTTTGATTGCATCACCGctttgggagtcactacagactatgattggattgggcttaaactcgaccaaagggatattaaatcctcaccggtcacccacgagatagcggtagtggaagagccacacatggattacccctctatattgaggacgaactatgtccggattaccgagctctctgagccggatacccgttcgcgggaggacatgaccgaggctccggacttagaatcgggcaacggGCCGGAAAAATCGGGTAGCACCCCGGAGCCCGAG
This genomic window contains:
- the LOC123156657 gene encoding serine/threonine-protein kinase STY13; amino-acid sequence: MIEGARFHNMLGGAGIGGGRGKLENESNGFYDMPYYHKVGESSHMSVDSADNMNSMSYVGGSVAMSVDNSSVASNESRTVMLNHPGLRDVPTPNYSVCNSVIYPNKAAASVLKEDALARVLMDPTHPTEILTNYEAWTIDLGKLDMGAPFAQGAFGKLYRGTYNGEDVAIKLLEKPENDLERAQLMEQQFVQEVMMLSTLRHPNIVRFIGACRKSIVWCIITEYAKGGSVRQFLARRQTKSVPLRLAVKQALDVARGMAYVHALGFIHRDLKSDNLLISADKSIKIADFGVARIEVKTEGMTPETGTYRWMAPEMIQHRPYDHKVDVYSFGIVLWELMTGMLPFTNMTAVQAAFAVVNKNARPAIPQDCLPALSHIMTRCWDANPEVRPSFNEVVTMLEAAETDVVSNVRKARFRCCISEPMTTD